From Prevotella melaninogenica, the proteins below share one genomic window:
- a CDS encoding dihydrofolate reductase: protein MEINIIAAVAANRAIGYQNDVVYFISEDLKRFKQLTTGHTVIMGRKTFHSLPKGALPNRRNIVLSRTETDFPGCDVYSSLEEALKHIGAEEKAFIIGGASLYKEALAIADHLYLTEIAATPPQADVFFPEYNDGTWVVESREERPAIDDNPAYAFVNYVRK, encoded by the coding sequence ATGGAAATAAATATCATTGCTGCAGTAGCAGCTAATCGTGCCATTGGTTATCAGAATGATGTGGTCTATTTCATTAGCGAAGACCTTAAGCGTTTTAAGCAACTAACAACAGGACATACTGTTATCATGGGGCGTAAGACCTTCCATTCATTACCAAAAGGTGCTCTGCCTAATCGTAGAAACATTGTACTCAGTAGAACGGAAACAGACTTTCCTGGTTGCGATGTTTATTCTTCACTTGAAGAAGCGCTTAAACATATTGGGGCAGAAGAAAAGGCATTTATCATTGGTGGAGCCAGTCTTTATAAAGAGGCGCTTGCTATAGCAGACCATCTCTACCTCACAGAGATAGCTGCAACTCCTCCACAAGCAGATGTTTTCTTCCCAGAATATAATGATGGTACATGGGTTGTAGAATCACGTGAGGAACGTCCTGCTATTGATGATAATCCTGCATACGCGTTTGTAAACTATGTGAGGAAATAA
- a CDS encoding OmpA family protein, with translation MNDLRLLHILRKQRQNLLLAIGVTLMLTSCGIDRNIKKGEKHLSLGEYYDAANQFKTAYQRTSPKDRRQRGELSLKMAECYERISSSQRAISAYRNVIRYKLDNGETHKRLADNLMKEGSYAEAVKEYRIALDSIPNNQLIAQELQAASIAASVKERGSKYIVKRMDVFNSRRQDYSPMLFGDKYEQLYFTSTRNEAKGDELSGITGAKAGDIFLSEKDDKGKWSTPKAIESALNTEADEGTPAFSVDGREMYITQCLTDPSNPRYAQISVSNRSDAAWGKANKLEISRDTLSSFAHPAVSPDGNWLYFTSDMPGGKGGLDIWRVRLTGGTTGGVENLGEPINTPGDEEFPTFRPNGDLYFSSNGHGGLGGLDIFIAKVGNDRRYHLEHPGYPLNSQGDDFGMTFEGIHNRGFFSSNRGDGRGWDHIYSFELPEIIQTVKGWVYEMDGYELPAAQIFMVGDDGTNKKLAVKGDGSFEQEIKPGVNYIFLATCNGYLNHKEEIKVGNVDDSKVYTLQFALAGINVPILIDNIFYDFDKATLRPESEKALDALVNLLKENPNVTIELSAHTDYLGSADYNKRLSQRRADAVVAYLTAHGIVRDRLTPVGYGKERPKKIRKKVTEKYPWLKENDVLTEDFIKKLDKEKQEIANQLNRRTEFTVLRTTYGMFDEKGNLKQQPKPKKKESLDDDGMIIINIP, from the coding sequence ATGAACGACCTAAGGCTTTTACATATACTTCGCAAACAGCGACAGAATCTTCTGTTAGCTATTGGTGTCACGTTGATGCTGACGTCATGCGGTATAGATAGAAATATTAAGAAAGGTGAAAAACACCTTTCCTTGGGCGAATATTATGACGCTGCGAACCAATTTAAAACAGCTTATCAACGTACTTCGCCTAAGGATAGACGCCAACGTGGAGAACTTTCTTTGAAGATGGCTGAGTGTTATGAGCGTATTTCGTCCTCTCAACGGGCAATATCAGCTTATAGAAATGTTATCCGCTATAAGCTGGATAATGGTGAGACGCATAAGCGTTTGGCTGATAATCTAATGAAGGAAGGTAGCTATGCAGAGGCTGTTAAGGAATATCGCATTGCGCTTGATTCAATCCCTAACAATCAATTGATAGCTCAAGAGCTTCAGGCTGCATCAATAGCTGCAAGCGTAAAAGAGCGTGGTTCAAAGTATATTGTGAAGCGTATGGATGTGTTTAACTCACGTCGACAGGATTATTCGCCAATGCTTTTTGGTGATAAATACGAACAGCTTTACTTTACTTCTACACGAAATGAAGCCAAAGGTGACGAATTGAGTGGTATTACTGGTGCAAAGGCTGGTGACATCTTCCTTAGTGAAAAGGATGATAAAGGCAAATGGAGTACACCGAAGGCTATAGAGTCTGCATTGAATACAGAGGCTGATGAGGGTACGCCTGCATTCTCAGTAGATGGCAGGGAGATGTATATTACACAATGTTTAACTGATCCAAGCAACCCTCGCTATGCTCAAATATCAGTAAGCAATCGCTCTGATGCAGCTTGGGGAAAGGCTAATAAGTTGGAAATTAGTCGTGATACGCTATCGAGTTTTGCACATCCTGCTGTCTCACCTGATGGTAATTGGCTTTATTTTACCAGTGATATGCCTGGTGGAAAAGGTGGTCTTGACATTTGGCGTGTACGTCTGACAGGCGGTACAACAGGAGGTGTTGAGAACCTCGGAGAACCAATCAACACCCCAGGAGATGAAGAATTCCCTACCTTCCGACCAAACGGTGACCTTTATTTCTCAAGTAATGGACATGGTGGTTTGGGTGGTCTTGATATCTTTATAGCTAAGGTTGGCAACGATCGTCGCTACCACTTGGAACATCCTGGATACCCTCTTAACTCACAAGGTGACGACTTTGGTATGACCTTCGAGGGCATTCATAATCGTGGTTTCTTCTCCTCAAACCGTGGTGATGGTCGAGGTTGGGATCATATCTATAGCTTTGAACTCCCTGAAATTATTCAGACTGTGAAGGGATGGGTCTATGAAATGGATGGTTACGAGTTACCAGCAGCACAGATATTTATGGTTGGTGATGATGGAACTAACAAGAAGTTAGCTGTCAAAGGAGATGGTTCTTTCGAACAAGAGATAAAGCCTGGCGTTAATTATATCTTCCTTGCAACCTGCAATGGCTACTTAAATCATAAGGAGGAGATTAAGGTTGGGAATGTAGATGATTCTAAAGTATATACCCTTCAGTTTGCTTTAGCAGGAATCAACGTACCTATATTGATAGACAATATCTTCTATGACTTTGATAAAGCGACACTTCGACCAGAATCAGAGAAGGCTTTGGACGCTCTTGTCAATCTTCTCAAAGAGAATCCTAACGTAACAATAGAACTCTCGGCTCACACCGATTACCTTGGTTCTGCTGATTATAATAAACGTCTTTCACAACGACGTGCAGATGCCGTAGTGGCTTATCTCACTGCACATGGCATTGTTCGCGACCGTCTTACACCTGTTGGATATGGTAAAGAACGTCCAAAGAAGATTCGTAAGAAGGTTACAGAGAAGTACCCTTGGCTAAAGGAAAACGATGTTCTCACTGAAGATTTCATCAAGAAACTCGATAAGGAGAAGCAAGAAATAGCCAATCAATTGAACCGCCGTACTGAGTTTACAGTGCTTCGAACCACATATGGTATGTTTGATGAGAAGGGAAACCTTAAGCAACAGCCAAAACCAAAGAAAAAAGAAAGTCTTGATGACGATGGAATGATTATCATTAACATTCCCTAA
- a CDS encoding thymidylate synthase: protein MQQYLNLLNRILTEGTQKGDRTRTGTLSIFGHQMRFDLRDGFPLLTTKKLHLKSIIYELLWFLRGDTNVRYLQEHGVRIWNEWADENGELGPVYGHQWRSWPDYKGGTIDQIKNVVEMIKHDPDSRRMLVTAWNPAEVEDMALPPCHCLFQFYVADGRLSLQLYQRSADSFLGVPFNIASYALLLQMIAQVTGLEAGEFIHTTGDTHLYLNHLEQAKLQLTREPRPLPKMKINPDVKDIFDFKYEDFELIGYDPLPHIPGVVAV, encoded by the coding sequence ATGCAACAATATTTAAACCTCCTCAATCGCATCCTCACAGAAGGAACACAGAAAGGTGATAGAACCAGAACAGGAACTTTATCCATTTTTGGTCATCAAATGCGCTTTGACTTGCGCGATGGCTTTCCACTGTTGACAACTAAAAAGCTTCATCTGAAGAGTATTATTTATGAATTACTTTGGTTCTTACGTGGTGATACGAATGTGCGATACCTACAAGAACATGGTGTAAGGATTTGGAATGAGTGGGCTGATGAGAACGGTGAACTTGGTCCAGTCTATGGTCATCAGTGGCGTTCATGGCCTGATTACAAAGGAGGTACAATCGATCAAATTAAGAATGTGGTGGAGATGATTAAGCATGATCCTGACTCACGTCGTATGTTGGTCACAGCATGGAACCCTGCTGAGGTGGAAGATATGGCTCTCCCACCCTGCCACTGTCTCTTCCAATTCTATGTTGCAGATGGTAGATTATCGCTCCAACTCTATCAGCGTTCGGCAGATAGTTTCCTCGGTGTCCCTTTTAACATTGCATCATATGCTCTCCTTTTGCAAATGATTGCACAGGTTACGGGACTTGAAGCAGGTGAATTTATCCATACTACAGGTGACACACATCTCTATTTAAATCACCTTGAGCAGGCTAAACTCCAACTTACTCGTGAGCCACGTCCACTGCCAAAGATGAAGATTAATCCTGATGTAAAGGATATCTTTGATTTTAAGTATGAAGATTTTGAACTGATTGGTTACGATCCGTTGCCACACATTCCGGGAGTAGTTGCAGTGTAA
- a CDS encoding methyltransferase RsmF C-terminal domain-like protein, protein MIKDKSRQCQAAQSPCSLDLNGQEIRTIEEVEERLPLAFTDYTRSLFGDKLYHTFLKGLGETAPVSIRLNPFKLAETTHKVNPELNPQPIPWCKEGYWLDTRPNFTFDPLLHAGVYYVQEASSMFLSHVLQHFVKQPVMALDLCAAPGGKTTCARASLPAGSFLFSNEPIRKRAQILAENVQKFGHEGVAVTNNYPRDYKKTKLGFDVIIADVPCSGEGMFRKDPQSIEEWSLQNVENCWQLQRSIIADIWDNLKPGGILIYSTCTFNAHEDEENIAWILNEYDAELLSVPIEEAWNITGSLIDNPLKDGRDFPVYRFIPGKTRGEGIFMAIIRKRGENKTFINKTTIDVDKAITEARKRLRILSHGVKDGMQKGKNIIPDHTLALSFSTDKSAYPNVEVDYQTAIAYLRHEAIVLSSDAPRGIVLLTYKGYPIGFAKNLGNRANNLYPQEWRIKSTHIPDEPLVLL, encoded by the coding sequence ATGATAAAAGATAAGAGCCGACAATGTCAGGCAGCACAATCTCCTTGTTCTTTAGACCTAAATGGGCAAGAAATAAGGACTATAGAAGAAGTTGAAGAAAGACTTCCTCTTGCTTTTACTGATTATACTCGTAGTCTTTTTGGTGATAAACTTTATCATACATTCCTAAAAGGATTGGGAGAAACAGCACCGGTGAGTATACGTCTTAATCCCTTTAAGTTGGCAGAAACGACTCATAAAGTTAATCCAGAGTTGAATCCTCAGCCTATTCCTTGGTGTAAGGAAGGCTATTGGTTGGATACAAGACCTAACTTTACGTTTGACCCACTACTTCATGCTGGGGTTTATTATGTGCAAGAAGCATCATCTATGTTTCTATCTCATGTGTTACAACACTTCGTAAAACAGCCAGTTATGGCACTCGATCTCTGTGCTGCACCAGGTGGTAAAACAACTTGTGCACGTGCATCCTTACCTGCAGGTTCCTTCCTTTTCTCTAACGAACCGATAAGGAAACGTGCACAAATATTAGCAGAGAACGTTCAAAAGTTTGGTCATGAGGGTGTCGCTGTTACGAACAATTACCCTCGTGATTACAAAAAGACAAAGCTTGGGTTTGATGTTATTATAGCCGATGTACCCTGCTCTGGTGAAGGAATGTTTCGTAAAGATCCACAATCAATAGAGGAATGGAGTCTACAGAATGTAGAGAACTGTTGGCAACTTCAGCGTAGTATTATTGCTGATATATGGGACAACTTAAAGCCTGGAGGTATTCTTATTTATTCAACTTGCACCTTTAATGCGCATGAAGATGAAGAGAATATTGCGTGGATTCTCAACGAATACGATGCTGAACTCCTCTCTGTGCCTATAGAAGAAGCATGGAATATAACAGGGTCACTCATTGATAATCCACTTAAAGACGGTCGGGATTTCCCAGTTTATCGCTTCATTCCTGGTAAGACACGTGGTGAAGGTATCTTTATGGCTATCATTCGTAAGCGTGGAGAGAACAAGACGTTTATCAATAAGACAACTATTGATGTTGATAAAGCAATCACAGAAGCTCGTAAACGCCTTCGCATTCTCTCGCATGGTGTAAAAGATGGAATGCAAAAAGGGAAGAATATTATCCCTGACCATACGTTAGCACTCTCCTTTTCAACTGATAAATCGGCCTATCCTAATGTAGAGGTTGATTATCAAACAGCTATCGCTTATCTTCGTCATGAGGCTATTGTACTATCTTCTGATGCTCCACGTGGTATTGTTTTACTTACTTACAAAGGCTATCCAATAGGCTTTGCAAAGAATCTCGGAAACCGTGCGAACAATCTTTATCCACAGGAATGGCGCATAAAGAGTACACATATACCAGACGAGCCTTTGGTTCTTTTATAA
- a CDS encoding endonuclease MutS2 — protein sequence MIYPKNFEQKIGFTEVRSLLRARCLSPLGKERVDAMSFSTDAAQVNTWMEEIREFRRIQEGQDDFPLDNFFDVRESVARIRLEGTYMEVEELFDLKRSLETIIAIVNFLSRGEETEQGEIRHYYPALYNLADGVATFPLLVQRISQIIDKFGKMRDNASPELLQIRRELARIEGSISRTLYGILRAAQGEGLVEKDVTPTLRDGRLVIPVAPGLKRKISGIVHDESATGRTVYIEPTEVVEANNKVRELENEERREMIRILTDFAKKVRPNVREILDSYNLMAAVDFIRAKAELARLFKSFEPQVAEEPHIDWIRAIHPLLQLSLERKHNNKLKDSLSVDNREIDKVSNEVDNTQDYDTILEEENDTRNVPSSVVPLDIQLTKDKHLLIISGPNAGGKSVCLKTVGLLQYMLQCGLSIPVGDRSTTGIFTDIMIDIGDEQSIENDLSTYSSHLMNMKVMMRRASERTLILIDEFGTGTEPQIGGAIAESVLRQFWKKHAWAVITTHYQNLKHFAEEHPGTVNGAMLYDRHEMRPLFQLAIGRPGSSFAIEIARKTGIPEEVIRDASEIVGSDYIQIDKYLQDIVRDKRYWENKRQTIHSHEKELEKRISQYEKDIAALEQSRKDILNRAKVQAEEIIKESNRRIENAIREIREKQAEKEETKRIRQELAAYEAGLTDAGKTDKSDTSNKKKLKSSGLLSDDDFQKKVDKIKNRKERHEQHLKEKASKQQAAAEALKNAVRKQQGGGIVMAGDAVRIKGLTSVGKVESIERKQATVIFGGMRTKMAISRLEHVDAATIQSEQKQFQAYNYSRETRETIDKHRNQFRQELDVRGMRADEALNQVQYFIDDAILVGASQVRILHGKGNGILRQLIRQYLGSVPNVTNYRDEHVQFGGAGITVVEL from the coding sequence ATGATATACCCCAAGAATTTTGAGCAAAAGATTGGTTTCACAGAGGTGCGCTCACTTCTGCGTGCACGCTGTTTGTCTCCTTTAGGTAAGGAACGAGTTGATGCAATGAGCTTCTCAACCGATGCCGCACAGGTGAATACCTGGATGGAAGAGATTAGAGAGTTTCGCAGAATACAAGAGGGACAAGACGACTTTCCTTTAGATAATTTCTTTGATGTACGTGAAAGTGTGGCACGAATCCGCTTGGAAGGAACCTACATGGAGGTTGAAGAACTCTTTGATTTGAAGCGTTCATTAGAGACAATTATTGCTATTGTGAACTTTCTGAGCCGTGGAGAGGAGACGGAACAGGGCGAAATACGTCATTACTACCCTGCTCTCTATAATCTTGCTGATGGTGTAGCAACCTTCCCACTGCTTGTTCAGCGTATCTCACAGATTATCGATAAATTCGGTAAAATGCGTGACAATGCTTCTCCAGAACTACTTCAGATACGCCGTGAGTTGGCGCGCATCGAGGGAAGTATCTCACGTACGTTATATGGTATCTTGCGTGCTGCACAGGGTGAAGGACTTGTTGAGAAGGATGTCACACCTACATTGCGTGATGGTCGACTGGTTATCCCTGTTGCACCGGGCTTAAAACGTAAGATTTCGGGTATTGTACACGATGAAAGTGCTACGGGTAGGACGGTATATATTGAGCCTACTGAGGTTGTAGAGGCTAATAATAAGGTTCGTGAACTTGAGAATGAGGAGCGTAGAGAGATGATTCGAATTCTCACGGACTTTGCTAAGAAGGTACGTCCTAACGTACGGGAGATTCTCGATTCGTACAATCTTATGGCGGCAGTTGACTTTATTCGTGCAAAGGCTGAGCTGGCTCGACTCTTCAAGAGCTTTGAACCGCAGGTAGCTGAGGAACCTCATATTGATTGGATTAGAGCTATTCATCCCCTACTGCAACTATCATTAGAAAGAAAGCATAATAACAAGTTAAAAGATTCATTATCTGTAGATAACAGAGAAATAGATAAAGTTTCTAATGAAGTTGATAATACACAGGATTACGACACGATATTAGAAGAAGAGAACGATACACGTAATGTCCCTTCAAGTGTTGTTCCCCTCGATATTCAACTCACAAAAGATAAGCATCTGTTGATTATCTCTGGTCCGAATGCTGGTGGTAAATCCGTTTGTTTGAAGACTGTGGGTTTACTTCAGTATATGCTTCAGTGCGGTCTTTCAATCCCTGTTGGTGACCGTTCAACCACAGGTATCTTTACGGATATTATGATAGATATCGGTGATGAACAGAGTATTGAGAACGACCTCAGTACCTATTCTTCTCATTTGATGAATATGAAGGTGATGATGCGTCGTGCTTCAGAGCGTACGCTTATCCTCATTGATGAGTTTGGAACTGGTACGGAACCACAGATTGGTGGAGCAATTGCCGAGTCTGTTTTACGTCAGTTCTGGAAGAAGCATGCTTGGGCTGTGATTACAACCCACTATCAGAACCTCAAGCATTTTGCAGAAGAACATCCTGGTACAGTCAATGGTGCGATGCTCTATGACCGTCATGAAATGCGCCCACTCTTCCAGTTGGCAATCGGTAGACCCGGTAGTTCGTTTGCTATAGAGATTGCTCGAAAGACGGGAATACCAGAAGAAGTAATCCGTGATGCGTCAGAGATTGTTGGTTCCGATTATATTCAGATTGATAAGTACTTACAGGATATTGTTCGAGATAAACGTTATTGGGAGAATAAGCGTCAAACCATTCACAGCCATGAGAAGGAATTGGAGAAACGTATTAGTCAATATGAAAAGGATATTGCAGCGTTAGAACAAAGTCGTAAGGATATTCTCAACCGTGCCAAGGTACAAGCAGAAGAGATTATCAAGGAGAGCAATCGTCGTATAGAAAACGCTATTCGTGAAATCAGAGAGAAGCAGGCTGAGAAGGAAGAAACCAAGCGTATTCGTCAGGAATTAGCTGCTTATGAAGCTGGATTGACAGATGCGGGAAAGACAGATAAGAGCGATACGTCTAATAAGAAGAAGCTTAAGAGTAGCGGATTACTCTCTGATGACGATTTCCAAAAGAAGGTTGACAAGATTAAGAATCGTAAGGAACGCCACGAACAGCATCTGAAAGAGAAGGCAAGTAAGCAACAAGCAGCTGCTGAAGCATTGAAGAATGCCGTACGTAAACAGCAAGGAGGTGGAATCGTTATGGCTGGTGATGCTGTACGTATAAAGGGGCTTACATCTGTTGGTAAGGTGGAATCTATTGAAAGAAAGCAGGCAACTGTTATCTTTGGTGGTATGAGAACAAAGATGGCTATCAGTCGTTTGGAGCATGTTGATGCGGCTACTATTCAGTCAGAACAGAAGCAATTCCAGGCTTATAACTATAGTCGTGAGACTCGTGAGACCATTGATAAGCATCGTAATCAGTTCCGACAAGAGTTGGATGTACGTGGTATGAGGGCTGATGAAGCCTTAAATCAGGTGCAATACTTTATAGATGATGCTATCCTTGTTGGGGCAAGTCAGGTGCGTATTCTTCATGGTAAAGGCAATGGTATACTTCGTCAGCTAATCCGACAGTACCTTGGCAGTGTCCCTAACGTCACAAACTATCGCGATGAACATGTACAGTTTGGCGGTGCAGGTATCACGGTTGTGGAACTATAA